In Thermosynechococcus sichuanensis E542, a single genomic region encodes these proteins:
- a CDS encoding universal stress protein — MYKKILVAVDDSELGEQVFQTALDLAQHYQARMMLIHVLSPTNESYPDPIFTTPLASGVYVGLHEEVMRAYAEQWENFEQKGLDMLRNLTQIATEKGVPTEFTQALGDAGRAICDLAKDWESDLIVLGRRGLKGLSEFFLGSVSNYVLHNAHCSVLTVQRRRD; from the coding sequence ATGTATAAAAAAATTCTCGTTGCAGTTGACGACAGTGAACTGGGAGAACAGGTGTTTCAAACCGCACTGGATTTGGCTCAGCACTACCAAGCTCGCATGATGCTGATTCATGTCCTCTCGCCCACCAACGAATCCTATCCTGACCCGATCTTTACGACCCCTTTAGCTTCAGGAGTCTATGTGGGACTCCATGAGGAAGTGATGCGTGCCTATGCTGAGCAGTGGGAAAACTTTGAGCAAAAAGGCTTGGATATGCTGCGCAACCTTACCCAAATTGCCACTGAAAAAGGGGTGCCCACAGAATTTACCCAAGCCTTGGGAGATGCCGGTCGTGCCATTTGTGATCTGGCCAAAGATTGGGAAAGTGATTTGATTGTGCTGGGGCGGCGGGGTCTCAAGGGCTTGAGTGAATTTTTCCTCGGCAGTGTCAGCAACTATGTGCTCCACAATGCCCACTGTTCTGTGCTCACCGTTCAGCGTCGCCGTGATTGA
- a CDS encoding cache domain-containing protein codes for MALALAALFPAVMITEALIQVSYRSFEHQLGQQLRASLEDLQWEIDNLAYEARIQALLIANGMQVQHVGESLISVLHPAAIQAILAEVDRTERPMNLMLVSDAKGKVLAQQTMVLAKTGEALLDLTPETHSYYRFSPHQASSIANLPMFQVARDRQEMISGLVLLNREQVQELGLAQQAKITLRPQPSATLPPQQRPAPAGTYPIADGNIGLLAFAAKPLYDNNQFQGLILTGILLNNMPDLVDTTTEWSTVDTVATIFAQDLRIATNVPYTDGRTRALGTRVAREVATQVLNQSKPFVGTTNIVGAPYASIYSPLQDFRQQLDLPHPPPIGIAFVGKSQAWIDTMATQKRLVAFAITLGALVLAGAWAYLTANAIVKPIQFLVTSTRRVQAGDLTTLVQVHSLDEVGELANSFNAMMRQLRISFEELAQKNRSLEQIRDELIEANEQFEAVLNAVPGTISWINAEGIYKGVNRRLAETLNLPPEAFIGRPLGFLREDGELAAFMQEFVDSPDQFASRVIAVKRNGQTMFYLVALQKYMQGTHTVAVGIDISDRIRAEEALRIAEENYRSIFENALEGIFQASTENRFIRVNAAMAQIFGFDSPEQMVETVTSIRDQIYVEPSTRDEILNHFATGATTGHFEFKAYRRDRQIIWIELDMRAVLDTDGKISYYEGLVQDITERKQREQAMQQQIEELRVEIDHEKRRQQVAEITETEYFQQLRREANYLRQRRQR; via the coding sequence TTGGCCTTGGCTCTTGCGGCGCTCTTTCCAGCCGTGATGATTACTGAAGCCCTGATTCAAGTCAGCTATCGCAGTTTTGAGCATCAGCTCGGTCAGCAACTGCGCGCTAGTTTGGAGGATTTACAGTGGGAAATCGATAACTTGGCCTATGAAGCTCGCATCCAAGCTCTCTTAATTGCTAATGGAATGCAGGTACAGCATGTGGGTGAATCTCTCATCAGTGTTTTGCATCCTGCCGCTATCCAAGCCATTCTTGCGGAAGTGGATAGGACGGAGCGCCCCATGAACCTGATGCTGGTGAGCGATGCCAAGGGTAAGGTACTGGCACAGCAAACAATGGTCTTGGCCAAAACGGGAGAGGCACTCCTCGACTTGACCCCCGAAACCCATTCTTACTATCGTTTCAGCCCCCATCAAGCTAGTAGTATTGCTAACTTACCGATGTTTCAAGTGGCTCGCGATCGCCAAGAGATGATTAGCGGTCTAGTGCTCCTCAATCGTGAGCAGGTACAAGAACTGGGCTTAGCCCAGCAGGCCAAGATCACGTTACGTCCTCAACCCAGCGCAACTCTACCTCCCCAGCAGCGGCCAGCTCCTGCGGGTACCTACCCCATTGCGGATGGCAATATTGGCTTACTGGCCTTTGCCGCAAAGCCCCTCTATGACAACAACCAATTTCAAGGGCTAATTCTGACGGGCATTTTGCTCAACAATATGCCAGACCTTGTGGATACCACCACAGAATGGTCCACAGTGGATACGGTGGCAACAATTTTTGCCCAAGATTTGCGGATTGCCACCAATGTGCCTTACACCGATGGTCGGACTCGTGCCCTAGGTACCCGTGTGGCTCGTGAAGTGGCCACTCAAGTTCTAAATCAAAGCAAACCGTTTGTCGGCACAACCAATATTGTTGGCGCTCCCTATGCAAGCATCTACAGCCCCTTGCAGGACTTTCGCCAGCAGCTCGATCTGCCGCATCCACCGCCCATTGGTATCGCCTTTGTGGGGAAGTCCCAAGCGTGGATTGATACGATGGCCACCCAGAAGCGGTTGGTGGCTTTTGCCATCACTCTTGGTGCCTTGGTGTTGGCCGGTGCTTGGGCGTATCTCACGGCCAATGCGATTGTCAAACCCATTCAATTTTTGGTAACTTCCACCCGCCGCGTCCAGGCGGGAGATTTGACGACCCTGGTGCAGGTGCACTCCCTTGATGAGGTGGGAGAACTGGCTAATTCCTTTAATGCCATGATGCGCCAGTTGCGCATTTCCTTTGAGGAGTTAGCCCAAAAAAACCGTTCCCTTGAGCAGATCCGTGATGAACTTATTGAGGCCAATGAACAGTTTGAGGCGGTACTGAATGCTGTTCCCGGCACGATTTCTTGGATTAATGCCGAGGGCATCTATAAGGGGGTTAATCGCAGGCTGGCAGAAACCTTAAATCTGCCGCCAGAGGCCTTTATTGGGCGTCCCTTGGGCTTTTTGCGTGAGGATGGGGAGCTGGCAGCCTTTATGCAGGAGTTTGTGGATTCTCCAGATCAATTTGCCTCACGGGTGATCGCCGTTAAACGCAATGGTCAAACCATGTTTTACCTCGTGGCTTTGCAAAAGTATATGCAGGGTACCCATACGGTGGCGGTCGGCATTGATATTAGCGATCGCATTCGGGCCGAGGAAGCACTGCGCATTGCTGAGGAAAACTACCGCAGTATCTTTGAGAATGCCCTTGAGGGGATTTTTCAGGCGTCAACCGAAAATCGGTTTATTCGGGTCAATGCCGCCATGGCTCAGATTTTTGGCTTTGACTCTCCTGAGCAAATGGTGGAGACTGTCACCAGTATTCGTGATCAAATCTATGTGGAACCCAGCACCCGTGATGAGATTCTGAATCATTTTGCGACTGGAGCAACAACAGGGCATTTTGAATTCAAGGCCTATCGGCGCGATCGCCAGATTATTTGGATTGAGTTGGATATGCGAGCCGTCTTGGATACTGACGGCAAGATTTCCTACTATGAAGGATTAGTGCAGGACATTACTGAGCGTAAACAGCGTGAGCAAGCCATGCAGCAGCAAATTGAAGAGCTAAGGGTGGAAATTGACCACGAAAAACGACGGCAGCAGGTGGCAGAAATTACCGAAACGGAGTACTTTCAGCAGTTGCGCCGTGAGGCGAACTATTTACGTCAGCGTCGCCAGCGCTAA
- a CDS encoding tRNA-(ms[2]io[6]A)-hydroxylase, which yields MPTVLCSPFSVAVIETPVRIKFLVQPTRPEWVEQAIAHLDTILLDHSHCERKAAGVAINLMFRYPSHKPLVDALTAIAQEKLDHFRQVNQQLERRQIALAPLSAPPYASRLNAAVRPQEPQRFLDTLLVCALIEARSHERLQLLAQHCPDRELAEFFASLVTSEARHYGTYWYLASQSFGQEVVAERLQQLAALESEILSTPYPLPRIHS from the coding sequence ATGCCCACTGTTCTGTGCTCACCGTTCAGCGTCGCCGTGATTGAGACTCCCGTTCGCATTAAGTTCCTTGTGCAACCTACCCGTCCTGAGTGGGTAGAGCAGGCGATCGCTCACCTAGATACGATTTTGCTCGATCACTCCCACTGTGAGCGCAAAGCCGCTGGCGTCGCTATCAATCTCATGTTTCGCTACCCTTCCCACAAGCCCTTAGTGGATGCCCTCACCGCTATTGCCCAAGAGAAACTGGATCACTTCCGCCAAGTTAATCAGCAACTGGAACGCCGCCAAATTGCCCTTGCCCCCCTCAGTGCGCCCCCCTATGCCTCCCGCTTGAATGCGGCTGTCCGCCCGCAGGAACCTCAGCGCTTTTTGGATACCCTATTGGTTTGCGCGTTGATTGAAGCCCGCAGTCATGAACGGTTGCAACTGCTGGCTCAGCACTGCCCCGATCGGGAACTGGCGGAATTTTTTGCCAGCCTAGTCACCTCTGAGGCACGCCACTATGGCACCTATTGGTACTTGGCCTCTCAGTCCTTTGGTCAAGAGGTGGTGGCAGAGCGATTACAGCAGTTGGCTGCCCTTGAAAGTGAGATTCTCAGCACGCCCTATCCCTTACCCCGGATTCACAGTTAG
- the ubiE gene encoding bifunctional demethylmenaquinone methyltransferase/2-methoxy-6-polyprenyl-1,4-benzoquinol methylase UbiE yields MTNIQALFERIAPLYDRLNDQLSFGLHHVWKQMAVDWLELPAGATALDLCCGTGDLSRVLARRVGRQGRVVGLDFAAAPLAIARQRSYHYPQIEWLQGDALAVPFGDQTFQGITIGYGLRNVADIPQALREMFRLLVPGGRAAILDFSHPQTPVLQQFQQWYLQQWVVPTARQYGLAAEYDYLWPSIQAFPTPPTLWRLIQQAGFESVKHYPLLGGLMAITIAQK; encoded by the coding sequence ATGACCAATATCCAAGCCCTGTTTGAGCGCATTGCCCCTCTCTATGATCGCCTCAATGATCAACTGAGTTTTGGCCTGCACCATGTCTGGAAACAGATGGCCGTGGACTGGCTGGAACTGCCTGCAGGAGCAACGGCTTTGGATCTCTGCTGTGGCACGGGGGATTTAAGTCGTGTGCTGGCGCGTCGGGTGGGGCGGCAGGGGCGGGTGGTGGGGTTAGACTTTGCTGCGGCACCGCTGGCGATCGCCCGCCAACGCAGTTATCATTATCCCCAAATTGAATGGCTCCAAGGAGATGCTTTAGCAGTACCCTTTGGGGATCAAACCTTTCAGGGCATCACGATCGGCTACGGGCTACGCAATGTGGCAGATATTCCCCAAGCCCTCAGGGAAATGTTTCGGCTGCTTGTTCCCGGTGGGCGGGCAGCAATTCTCGACTTTAGCCATCCCCAAACCCCCGTACTCCAACAATTTCAGCAATGGTATTTGCAACAGTGGGTAGTGCCTACTGCCCGTCAGTACGGCTTGGCAGCAGAGTATGACTATTTGTGGCCGAGTATTCAGGCCTTTCCCACCCCCCCTACCCTCTGGAGACTGATTCAACAAGCGGGCTTTGAAAGCGTGAAACACTACCCTCTGCTGGGGGGACTCATGGCGATTACTATTGCTCAAAAGTAA
- the thiO gene encoding glycine oxidase ThiO has translation MILGDEQRDILIIGGGTMGLAIAIELALRGARPTVLSRQFREAALHAAAGMLAPQAEGLPAGAMWNLCTASRNLYPSWIDKLEQLTGLDAGYWPCGILAPVTDERQRDRPHPMEPDSRWLDASELVNYQPGFAESVLGAWWFPQDGQVNTRNLAKVLVSAARILGVEVIEGITVQRFQQTPQGEITALESDRGRWSAGIYILATGAWAQSLLPLPVTPRKGQMLALKPPGQPLLKHVIFGDQLYLVPRRSGKVVVGATSEDVGFQEGTTVAGLQALLNRATAVIPELASYEVIDTWWGYRPATPDDLPILGQGPAANLYLATGHYRNGILLAPITAKLMANLILHQTGDRHLKAFSWQRFQASSEARV, from the coding sequence ATGATTCTTGGGGATGAACAGCGGGACATTTTGATTATTGGTGGCGGCACCATGGGGCTGGCGATCGCCATCGAATTGGCATTGCGGGGGGCACGACCCACGGTTCTCAGCCGCCAATTTCGGGAAGCAGCACTCCATGCGGCAGCGGGAATGTTAGCCCCCCAAGCAGAAGGCTTGCCCGCAGGCGCCATGTGGAATTTGTGTACGGCGAGCCGCAATCTCTACCCCAGTTGGATTGACAAGCTTGAGCAACTTACGGGGCTGGATGCAGGCTACTGGCCCTGTGGTATTTTGGCACCCGTGACCGATGAGCGGCAGCGCGATCGCCCCCACCCCATGGAACCCGACAGCCGCTGGCTGGATGCGTCTGAACTGGTGAACTATCAGCCGGGCTTTGCGGAGAGTGTGCTAGGAGCTTGGTGGTTTCCTCAAGATGGGCAGGTGAATACACGCAACTTGGCGAAGGTTCTAGTGAGCGCCGCTCGGATTCTTGGCGTCGAGGTGATTGAGGGGATTACGGTTCAGCGATTTCAGCAAACGCCCCAAGGGGAGATTACAGCGTTAGAGAGCGATCGCGGGCGTTGGTCGGCGGGGATTTATATTCTGGCCACAGGGGCATGGGCACAAAGCCTACTTCCCCTACCCGTCACCCCCCGCAAGGGGCAAATGTTGGCACTGAAACCGCCGGGGCAACCCCTGCTAAAGCACGTGATTTTTGGCGATCAACTCTATCTCGTGCCGCGCCGCTCCGGCAAAGTGGTGGTGGGTGCCACCAGTGAGGATGTCGGTTTTCAAGAGGGGACGACGGTTGCTGGCCTGCAAGCACTGCTGAATCGTGCCACCGCCGTTATTCCAGAATTGGCCAGCTACGAGGTGATTGATACATGGTGGGGCTATCGTCCAGCTACCCCCGATGATTTACCCATTTTGGGGCAAGGGCCAGCGGCCAACCTTTACCTCGCGACGGGGCATTACCGCAATGGCATTTTGCTTGCCCCGATTACAGCAAAGCTAATGGCGAACTTGATTCTGCACCAGACGGGCGATCGCCACCTGAAAGCCTTTTCGTGGCAGCGATTTCAAGCTTCGTCAGAGGCTAGGGTCTAG
- the rpe gene encoding ribulose-phosphate 3-epimerase, with protein sequence MSAKPVVIAPSILSADFSRLGEEIQAVDRAGADWIHVDVMDGRFVPNITIGPLIVEAIRPLTQKPLDVHLMIVEPEKYVADFAKAGADIISVHAEHNASPHLHRTLCQIRELGKQAGVVLNPSSPLELIEYVLDVCDLVLIMSVNPGFGGQKFIPAVLPKIRRLRQLCEERGLDPWIEVDGGLKVDNTWQVLEAGANAIVAGSAVFNAPDYAAAIAGIRNSKRPSPELVTA encoded by the coding sequence ATGAGTGCTAAGCCCGTCGTGATTGCTCCCTCCATCCTTTCTGCGGACTTCAGTCGTTTGGGTGAAGAGATCCAAGCGGTGGATCGGGCAGGAGCCGACTGGATCCATGTGGACGTGATGGATGGTCGTTTTGTTCCCAATATCACGATTGGGCCATTAATTGTTGAGGCGATTCGCCCCTTGACCCAAAAGCCCCTCGACGTGCACTTAATGATTGTTGAGCCAGAAAAATACGTGGCCGATTTTGCCAAGGCCGGTGCCGATATTATCTCAGTTCATGCCGAACACAATGCCTCCCCTCACCTGCATCGTACCCTCTGTCAAATCCGCGAACTGGGTAAACAAGCAGGGGTGGTGCTTAATCCCTCTAGCCCTCTTGAACTCATTGAGTACGTCCTCGATGTTTGTGATCTCGTGCTGATTATGAGTGTCAATCCCGGCTTTGGGGGTCAGAAGTTTATTCCAGCAGTGCTGCCAAAAATTCGGCGGCTACGGCAACTGTGCGAAGAGCGCGGTTTAGACCCATGGATTGAAGTGGATGGTGGTCTCAAGGTGGACAATACTTGGCAAGTTCTCGAAGCGGGTGCCAATGCCATTGTGGCCGGTTCAGCCGTCTTTAATGCCCCTGATTACGCCGCCGCGATCGCTGGTATCCGCAATAGCAAGCGTCCTAGCCCTGAGTTGGTCACTGCCTAG